From Rutidosis leptorrhynchoides isolate AG116_Rl617_1_P2 chromosome 3, CSIRO_AGI_Rlap_v1, whole genome shotgun sequence, a single genomic window includes:
- the LOC139900394 gene encoding uncharacterized protein produces MPNWEWTRVVTGRTTGELEELEALISNFKMAPEKEDSWNWNWNLCGSGKFSTKSLTKELMAKCFPPNSSNIATLRNNLVPIKVGVFVWRVRWGRIPVLFELYKRGVDLNSVICSLCDYAVETVSHALFSCKLV; encoded by the coding sequence ATGCCGAATTGGGAATGGACACGAGTAGTGACTGGACGAACAACAGGTGAATTAGAGGAATTGGAAGCGTTGATTTCGAATTTCAAGATGGCGCCCGAAAAGGAAGACTCTTGGAATTGGAATTGGAATTTGTGCGGGTCCGGTAAATTCTCAACTAAATCACTTACTAAAGAACTCATGGCTAAGTGTTTTCCTCCAAACTCTTCTAATATTGCTACACTTAGAAATAACCTTGTTCCAATTAAAGTGGGTGTTTTCGTATGGAGGGTAAGGTGGGGAAGAATCCCCGTTTTGTTTGAACTTTACAAGAGGGGTGTTGATCTAAATTCCGTCATTTGCTCTTTGTGCGATTATGCGGTTGAAACGGTTAGCCATGCTTTGTTCTCGTGTAAGttggtgtaa